From Drosophila suzukii chromosome 2R, CBGP_Dsuzu_IsoJpt1.0, whole genome shotgun sequence, a single genomic window includes:
- the hbs gene encoding nephrin isoform X2 has translation MQFWITLTFAVLLVTISHGMAAVTAPTPPVQVASPVVQKFRLTPHDLQILEGTDTLLRCEVSNRAGKVQWTKDGFALGFSAVIPGFPRYSVLVDAKQNAYNLQIKNATLEDDAEYQCQVGPAAGNPAIRANAKLSIVAAPSSIVIEGYARNARVEVEERQNLTLHCLAENANPAAEIVWFQGEVPVATAPIVSVNQTAPKRFTTSSTLHLQPRAEDDYKEFSCEARHKALPPDVPMRAQVQLSVLYPPGAPFFEGYRQGESLHRGQEVQIACRSRGGNPPAQLTWYRNGVAISSPQRTSGRLSENVYKFTAAAEDNGANLVCEAKNLLATTPLRAELNLTVLYAPKDVYLSGANQAKVGDSVQLSCVTAPSNPQARISWSINGRPLENSTYKTTSSSDGGWVSSSNISLTIDSQSRTFIAVCHALNTELTQNVVGSHTVNVLYPPSPPLLTGYNDGDILISGSILKLQCSSAGGNPPPTLQWYKNDKIINAPSKLVDSKITSEMSLLVNASDNNAIYKCKVQNAAIDIPLFATKTLGVHFPPETVKISVVPKNLVPGIRAKLVCDSSSSNPPAKISWWKDGIPVEGLNLANRPGLWGGSVSTLEMYVNITQDLDGIIYTCQSHNEVLQRSVHETISLDILYPPKFETSQSNTFVGVEGAPFHVELMASGNPMVISYTWTKDGLPISSNSLSGQRLISDGPRLNISRLSRNDAGVYICEALNSQGTALLEVHVAVEYAPTITAVSEGRSFVAGEPAVLACHIQARPLEAAHVRWSRDGYDLASRTISSFENGTALLQIASVERSDIGNFTCIVDNQRGAPAAQNVLLVVQTAPEIDHSPGYTRYAARLGVRAQLICRSLASPQPSFIWRRHGKDLKMQRRNKFKSVERQVDTLNYESALLIENTSADDYGQYECVVRNALGQASTTLEFSKPSRPDAPLQLRVGNVSDTGVELNWTPGFDGGMQTYFRLRLKQHGEDKYKYVDAKPGHQNISLDGLKPGATYYFSVMAANEAGGSKFMPDIKLTLSKGSQPHSAEYTEKDELPNVMIIGITSAAMVLLVLNAALVAWFVIRRQNKSQSEAEPSNDDVYSKDDSQSVYKLPITALQADVQKKAAASTYLVENVDIIQSTAYPPKYQESSMCTPPYPLCNPDFTRTLPNPKRHSQRNSATGMIEGMQMRSKDDHMLISNGLYIPSPSPASSLVIKGSYISSPSPAPPADGSYFNMSDKYMSYPPVTY, from the exons TTACCATCTCCCACGGAATGGCTGCAGTTACGGCTCCAACTCCACCTGTGCAGGTGGCGTCCCCGGTTGTGCAAAAGTTTCGCCTAACGCCCCACGATCTGCAAATTCTCGAGGGCACCGACACCCTTCTCCGCTGCGAGGTGTCCAACCGGGCCGGGAAGGTCCAGTGGACCAAGGATGGCTTTGCGTTAGGCTTCTCGGCGGTGATTCCGGGATTCCCCCGCTACTCGGTGCTGGTGGATGCCAAACAGAATGCCTATAATCTTCAGATCAAGAATGCCACCCTAGAGGACGACGCGGAATACCAGTGCCAGGTGGGTCCGGCCGCTGGGAACCCAGCCATCCGGGCAAATGCCAAGCTGAGCATAGTGGCCGCCCCCAGCAGCATCGTTATCGAGGGCTATGCCCGGAATGCCCGCGTGGAGGTGGAGGAGCGCCAGAACCTCACGCTGCACTGCCTCGCGGAAAACGCCAATCCGGCGGCGGAGATTGTCTGGTTCCAGGGCGAAGTTCCAGTTGCCACGG CTCCCATTGTCTCGGTGAATCAAACTGCCCCGAAGCGCTTCACGACCAGCTCCACGTTGCACCTGCAGCCCCGCGCCGAGGACGATTACAAGGAGTTCTCCTGCGAGGCCCGTCACAAGGCCCTGCCCCCCGATGTGCCAATGCGCGCCCAGGTGCAGCTCTCCGTGCTCT ATCCACCCGGCGCCCCGTTCTTTGAGGGCTACAGGCAGGGCGAAAGCCTGCATCGCGGCCAGGAAGTTCAAATTGCCTGCCGCAGCCGCGGTGGGAATCCCCCGGCCCAATTGACTTGGTACCGGAATGGCGTGGCCATCAGTTCGCCGCAACGCACCTCAGGCCGTCTGTCGGAGAACGTTTACAAGTTCACCGCCGCCGCCGAGGACAATGGGGCTAATTTGGTGTGCGAGGCCAAGAATCTGCTGGCGACAACTCCCCTGCGCGCCGAACTCAATCTGACTGTCCTGT ATGCCCCCAAGGACGTTTATCTAAGCGGCGCCAACCAGGCCAAGGTCGGCGATTCCGTGCAGCTGAGCTGCGTGACTGCCCCCTCGAATCCCCAGGCCCGTATAAGTTGGTCAATCAATGGACGACCCCTGGAAAACAGCACCTATAAGACCACCAGTAGCTCCGATGGTGGCTGGGTTAGCAGTTCCAACATCAGCTTGACCATCGACTCGCAGAGCAGGACCTTCATCGCCGTTTGCCACGCCCTCAACACGGAACTCACCCAGAATGTGGTGGGATCACACACCGTGAATGTCCTGT ACCCCCCTTCGCCACCCCTGCTGACAGGCTATAATGATGGTGATATTCTTATCTCTGGATCCATTTTAAAACTGCAATGCAGCTCCGCTGGTGGCAATCCCCCACCCACTTTGCAGTGGTACAAAAACGATAAGATTATCAATGCTCCCTCCAAGTTGGTGGATAGCAAAATAACCTCTGAGATGTCTCTGTTGGTCAACGCCTCCGACAACAATGCCATCTATAAGTGTAAGGTTCAGAATGCAGCCATTGACATACCACTTTTCGCCACCAAGACATTGGGAGTTCATT TTCCTCCAGAAACAGTCAAGATCAGTGTGGTGCCCAAGAATCTAGTGCCTGGTATTAGAGCCAAGCTGGTCTGCGACTCTAGTTCAAGTAATCCCCCGGCCAAGATCAGCTGGTGGAAGGATGGCATTCCCGTCGAGGGTCTCAACTTGGCCAATAGACCCGGTCTCTGGGGAGGTTCGGTGTCCACTCTGGAGATGTACGTGAACATAACCCAGGATCTGGATGGCATCATCTATACATGCCAGAGTCACAATGAGGTACTGCAGCGCAGTGTGCACGAAACCATCAGCTTGGATATACTTT ATCCCCCCAAGTTCGAGACCTCGCAAAGCAATACCTTCGTAGGCGTTGAGGGGGCGCCGTTCCATGTGGAGTTGATGGCCAGCGGAAACCCCATGGTAATTAGCTATACCTGGACCAAGGACGGCCTGCCCATTAGCAGCAATAGTTTGAGCGGCCAGCGTTTGATCTCCGACGGACCTCGTCTCAATATCAGTCGTCTTAGTCGCAACGATGCGGGTGTCTACATCTGCGAGGCGCTCAATAGCCAGGGCACCGCTCTGCTGGAGGTCCATGTGGCCGTGGAAT ATGCCCCCACAATCACAGCGGTGAGTGAGGGTCGCAGCTTTGTGGCCGGCGAACCGGCGGTCTTGGCCTGCCACATCCAGGCCCGTCCGCTAGAGGCCGCCCATGTGCGCTGGTCTCGCGACGGCTACGACCTCGCCTCCCGCACCATCTCCAGTTTCGAAAACGGAACCGCCCTGCTGCAGATTGCCAGCGTGGAGCGCAGCGACATTGGCAACTTTACCTGCATCGTGGACAACCAGCGAGGAGCTCCCGCAGCGCAAAATGTACTTCTGGTGGTGCAAA CTGCCCCAGAAATCGACCACTCCCCTGGTTACACACGCTATGCCGCCCGTTTGGGCGTGCGAGCCCAGCTAATTTGCCGGTCCCTGGCCTCTCCCCAACCAAGTTTCATCTGGCGTCGTCATGGCAAGGATCTCAAGATGCAGCGGCGCAACAAGTTCAAGAGTGTGGAGCGCCAGGTGGATACCCTTAACTATGAGTCAGCACTCCTGATCGAGAACACCTCGGCGGATGACTATGGGCAGTACGAGTGCGTGGTGCGGAATGCGCTGGGACAGGCCAGCACCACTTTGGAGTTCAGCAAGCCCTCGCGTCCGGATGCTCCGCTCCAGCTGAGGGTGGGAAATGTGAGTGATACGGGCGTGGAACTGAACTGGACACCCGGCTTCGATGGCGGCATGCAGACTTACTTCCGGCTGAGGCTCAAACAGCATGGCGAGGATAAGTACAAGTATGTGGACGCCAAGCCGGGACACCAGAATATATCCCTGGATGGCCTGAAGCCCGGAGCCACCTACTACTTCTCTGTGATGGCGGCCAACGAGGCGGGTGGCAGTAAGTTCATGCCGGACATCAAGTTGACCCTGAGCAAGGGCTCCCAGCCCCACTCGGCGGAGTATACCGAAAAGGACGAGCTGCCCAATGTGATGATCATAGGGATCACCTCGGCTGCCATGGTCCTGTTGGTCCTGAATGCTGCTTTGGTTGCCTGGTTCGTCATTCGTCGCCAGAACAAATCCCAGAGCGAGGCGGAGCCCAGCAACGATGATGTCTACTCCAAGGACGACAGTCAGTCTGTTTACAAG CTGCCCATCACTGCTTTGCAGGCGGATGTGCAGAAGAAGGCTGCTGCCTCCACCTATCTCGTGGAGAACGTGGACATTATCCAGTCGACGGCGTATCCGCCGAAGTACCAGGAGAGCTCCATGTGCACCCCGCCGTACCCGCTCTGCAATCCGGACTTCACCCGGACCCTGCCCAATCCCAAACGGCACAGTCAACGGAATAGTGCCACGGGAATGATCGAGGGCATGCAGATGCGCTCCAAGGACGATCACATGCTGATCTCCAATGGACTCTACATACCTTCACCATCGCCTGCCTCCTCGCTGGTGATCAAGGGTAGCTATATATCCTCACCATCGCCCGCGCCGCCAGCAGATGGATCATACTTCAATATGAGTGACAAGTACATGTCCTATCCACCTGTG ACCTACTAA
- the hbs gene encoding nephrin isoform X1, which produces MQFWITLTFAVLLAVTISHGMAAVTAPTPPVQVASPVVQKFRLTPHDLQILEGTDTLLRCEVSNRAGKVQWTKDGFALGFSAVIPGFPRYSVLVDAKQNAYNLQIKNATLEDDAEYQCQVGPAAGNPAIRANAKLSIVAAPSSIVIEGYARNARVEVEERQNLTLHCLAENANPAAEIVWFQGEVPVATAPIVSVNQTAPKRFTTSSTLHLQPRAEDDYKEFSCEARHKALPPDVPMRAQVQLSVLYPPGAPFFEGYRQGESLHRGQEVQIACRSRGGNPPAQLTWYRNGVAISSPQRTSGRLSENVYKFTAAAEDNGANLVCEAKNLLATTPLRAELNLTVLYAPKDVYLSGANQAKVGDSVQLSCVTAPSNPQARISWSINGRPLENSTYKTTSSSDGGWVSSSNISLTIDSQSRTFIAVCHALNTELTQNVVGSHTVNVLYPPSPPLLTGYNDGDILISGSILKLQCSSAGGNPPPTLQWYKNDKIINAPSKLVDSKITSEMSLLVNASDNNAIYKCKVQNAAIDIPLFATKTLGVHFPPETVKISVVPKNLVPGIRAKLVCDSSSSNPPAKISWWKDGIPVEGLNLANRPGLWGGSVSTLEMYVNITQDLDGIIYTCQSHNEVLQRSVHETISLDILYPPKFETSQSNTFVGVEGAPFHVELMASGNPMVISYTWTKDGLPISSNSLSGQRLISDGPRLNISRLSRNDAGVYICEALNSQGTALLEVHVAVEYAPTITAVSEGRSFVAGEPAVLACHIQARPLEAAHVRWSRDGYDLASRTISSFENGTALLQIASVERSDIGNFTCIVDNQRGAPAAQNVLLVVQTAPEIDHSPGYTRYAARLGVRAQLICRSLASPQPSFIWRRHGKDLKMQRRNKFKSVERQVDTLNYESALLIENTSADDYGQYECVVRNALGQASTTLEFSKPSRPDAPLQLRVGNVSDTGVELNWTPGFDGGMQTYFRLRLKQHGEDKYKYVDAKPGHQNISLDGLKPGATYYFSVMAANEAGGSKFMPDIKLTLSKGSQPHSAEYTEKDELPNVMIIGITSAAMVLLVLNAALVAWFVIRRQNKSQSEAEPSNDDVYSKDDSQSVYKLPITALQADVQKKAAASTYLVENVDIIQSTAYPPKYQESSMCTPPYPLCNPDFTRTLPNPKRHSQRNSATGMIEGMQMRSKDDHMLISNGLYIPSPSPASSLVIKGSYISSPSPAPPADGSYFNMSDKYMSYPPVTY; this is translated from the exons CAGTTACCATCTCCCACGGAATGGCTGCAGTTACGGCTCCAACTCCACCTGTGCAGGTGGCGTCCCCGGTTGTGCAAAAGTTTCGCCTAACGCCCCACGATCTGCAAATTCTCGAGGGCACCGACACCCTTCTCCGCTGCGAGGTGTCCAACCGGGCCGGGAAGGTCCAGTGGACCAAGGATGGCTTTGCGTTAGGCTTCTCGGCGGTGATTCCGGGATTCCCCCGCTACTCGGTGCTGGTGGATGCCAAACAGAATGCCTATAATCTTCAGATCAAGAATGCCACCCTAGAGGACGACGCGGAATACCAGTGCCAGGTGGGTCCGGCCGCTGGGAACCCAGCCATCCGGGCAAATGCCAAGCTGAGCATAGTGGCCGCCCCCAGCAGCATCGTTATCGAGGGCTATGCCCGGAATGCCCGCGTGGAGGTGGAGGAGCGCCAGAACCTCACGCTGCACTGCCTCGCGGAAAACGCCAATCCGGCGGCGGAGATTGTCTGGTTCCAGGGCGAAGTTCCAGTTGCCACGG CTCCCATTGTCTCGGTGAATCAAACTGCCCCGAAGCGCTTCACGACCAGCTCCACGTTGCACCTGCAGCCCCGCGCCGAGGACGATTACAAGGAGTTCTCCTGCGAGGCCCGTCACAAGGCCCTGCCCCCCGATGTGCCAATGCGCGCCCAGGTGCAGCTCTCCGTGCTCT ATCCACCCGGCGCCCCGTTCTTTGAGGGCTACAGGCAGGGCGAAAGCCTGCATCGCGGCCAGGAAGTTCAAATTGCCTGCCGCAGCCGCGGTGGGAATCCCCCGGCCCAATTGACTTGGTACCGGAATGGCGTGGCCATCAGTTCGCCGCAACGCACCTCAGGCCGTCTGTCGGAGAACGTTTACAAGTTCACCGCCGCCGCCGAGGACAATGGGGCTAATTTGGTGTGCGAGGCCAAGAATCTGCTGGCGACAACTCCCCTGCGCGCCGAACTCAATCTGACTGTCCTGT ATGCCCCCAAGGACGTTTATCTAAGCGGCGCCAACCAGGCCAAGGTCGGCGATTCCGTGCAGCTGAGCTGCGTGACTGCCCCCTCGAATCCCCAGGCCCGTATAAGTTGGTCAATCAATGGACGACCCCTGGAAAACAGCACCTATAAGACCACCAGTAGCTCCGATGGTGGCTGGGTTAGCAGTTCCAACATCAGCTTGACCATCGACTCGCAGAGCAGGACCTTCATCGCCGTTTGCCACGCCCTCAACACGGAACTCACCCAGAATGTGGTGGGATCACACACCGTGAATGTCCTGT ACCCCCCTTCGCCACCCCTGCTGACAGGCTATAATGATGGTGATATTCTTATCTCTGGATCCATTTTAAAACTGCAATGCAGCTCCGCTGGTGGCAATCCCCCACCCACTTTGCAGTGGTACAAAAACGATAAGATTATCAATGCTCCCTCCAAGTTGGTGGATAGCAAAATAACCTCTGAGATGTCTCTGTTGGTCAACGCCTCCGACAACAATGCCATCTATAAGTGTAAGGTTCAGAATGCAGCCATTGACATACCACTTTTCGCCACCAAGACATTGGGAGTTCATT TTCCTCCAGAAACAGTCAAGATCAGTGTGGTGCCCAAGAATCTAGTGCCTGGTATTAGAGCCAAGCTGGTCTGCGACTCTAGTTCAAGTAATCCCCCGGCCAAGATCAGCTGGTGGAAGGATGGCATTCCCGTCGAGGGTCTCAACTTGGCCAATAGACCCGGTCTCTGGGGAGGTTCGGTGTCCACTCTGGAGATGTACGTGAACATAACCCAGGATCTGGATGGCATCATCTATACATGCCAGAGTCACAATGAGGTACTGCAGCGCAGTGTGCACGAAACCATCAGCTTGGATATACTTT ATCCCCCCAAGTTCGAGACCTCGCAAAGCAATACCTTCGTAGGCGTTGAGGGGGCGCCGTTCCATGTGGAGTTGATGGCCAGCGGAAACCCCATGGTAATTAGCTATACCTGGACCAAGGACGGCCTGCCCATTAGCAGCAATAGTTTGAGCGGCCAGCGTTTGATCTCCGACGGACCTCGTCTCAATATCAGTCGTCTTAGTCGCAACGATGCGGGTGTCTACATCTGCGAGGCGCTCAATAGCCAGGGCACCGCTCTGCTGGAGGTCCATGTGGCCGTGGAAT ATGCCCCCACAATCACAGCGGTGAGTGAGGGTCGCAGCTTTGTGGCCGGCGAACCGGCGGTCTTGGCCTGCCACATCCAGGCCCGTCCGCTAGAGGCCGCCCATGTGCGCTGGTCTCGCGACGGCTACGACCTCGCCTCCCGCACCATCTCCAGTTTCGAAAACGGAACCGCCCTGCTGCAGATTGCCAGCGTGGAGCGCAGCGACATTGGCAACTTTACCTGCATCGTGGACAACCAGCGAGGAGCTCCCGCAGCGCAAAATGTACTTCTGGTGGTGCAAA CTGCCCCAGAAATCGACCACTCCCCTGGTTACACACGCTATGCCGCCCGTTTGGGCGTGCGAGCCCAGCTAATTTGCCGGTCCCTGGCCTCTCCCCAACCAAGTTTCATCTGGCGTCGTCATGGCAAGGATCTCAAGATGCAGCGGCGCAACAAGTTCAAGAGTGTGGAGCGCCAGGTGGATACCCTTAACTATGAGTCAGCACTCCTGATCGAGAACACCTCGGCGGATGACTATGGGCAGTACGAGTGCGTGGTGCGGAATGCGCTGGGACAGGCCAGCACCACTTTGGAGTTCAGCAAGCCCTCGCGTCCGGATGCTCCGCTCCAGCTGAGGGTGGGAAATGTGAGTGATACGGGCGTGGAACTGAACTGGACACCCGGCTTCGATGGCGGCATGCAGACTTACTTCCGGCTGAGGCTCAAACAGCATGGCGAGGATAAGTACAAGTATGTGGACGCCAAGCCGGGACACCAGAATATATCCCTGGATGGCCTGAAGCCCGGAGCCACCTACTACTTCTCTGTGATGGCGGCCAACGAGGCGGGTGGCAGTAAGTTCATGCCGGACATCAAGTTGACCCTGAGCAAGGGCTCCCAGCCCCACTCGGCGGAGTATACCGAAAAGGACGAGCTGCCCAATGTGATGATCATAGGGATCACCTCGGCTGCCATGGTCCTGTTGGTCCTGAATGCTGCTTTGGTTGCCTGGTTCGTCATTCGTCGCCAGAACAAATCCCAGAGCGAGGCGGAGCCCAGCAACGATGATGTCTACTCCAAGGACGACAGTCAGTCTGTTTACAAG CTGCCCATCACTGCTTTGCAGGCGGATGTGCAGAAGAAGGCTGCTGCCTCCACCTATCTCGTGGAGAACGTGGACATTATCCAGTCGACGGCGTATCCGCCGAAGTACCAGGAGAGCTCCATGTGCACCCCGCCGTACCCGCTCTGCAATCCGGACTTCACCCGGACCCTGCCCAATCCCAAACGGCACAGTCAACGGAATAGTGCCACGGGAATGATCGAGGGCATGCAGATGCGCTCCAAGGACGATCACATGCTGATCTCCAATGGACTCTACATACCTTCACCATCGCCTGCCTCCTCGCTGGTGATCAAGGGTAGCTATATATCCTCACCATCGCCCGCGCCGCCAGCAGATGGATCATACTTCAATATGAGTGACAAGTACATGTCCTATCCACCTGTG ACCTACTAA
- the hbs gene encoding nephrin isoform X3, with protein sequence MQFWITLTFAVLLAVTISHGMAAVTAPTPPVQVASPVVQKFRLTPHDLQILEGTDTLLRCEVSNRAGKVQWTKDGFALGFSAVIPGFPRYSVLVDAKQNAYNLQIKNATLEDDAEYQCQVGPAAGNPAIRANAKLSIVAAPSSIVIEGYARNARVEVEERQNLTLHCLAENANPAAEIVWFQGEVPVATAPIVSVNQTAPKRFTTSSTLHLQPRAEDDYKEFSCEARHKALPPDVPMRAQVQLSVLYPPGAPFFEGYRQGESLHRGQEVQIACRSRGGNPPAQLTWYRNGVAISSPQRTSGRLSENVYKFTAAAEDNGANLVCEAKNLLATTPLRAELNLTVLYAPKDVYLSGANQAKVGDSVQLSCVTAPSNPQARISWSINGRPLENSTYKTTSSSDGGWVSSSNISLTIDSQSRTFIAVCHALNTELTQNVVGSHTVNVLYPPSPPLLTGYNDGDILISGSILKLQCSSAGGNPPPTLQWYKNDKIINAPSKLVDSKITSEMSLLVNASDNNAIYKCKVQNAAIDIPLFATKTLGVHFPPETVKISVVPKNLVPGIRAKLVCDSSSSNPPAKISWWKDGIPVEGLNLANRPGLWGGSVSTLEMYVNITQDLDGIIYTCQSHNEVLQRSVHETISLDILYPPKFETSQSNTFVGVEGAPFHVELMASGNPMVISYTWTKDGLPISSNSLSGQRLISDGPRLNISRLSRNDAGVYICEALNSQGTALLEVHVAVEYAPTITAVSEGRSFVAGEPAVLACHIQARPLEAAHVRWSRDGYDLASRTISSFENGTALLQIASVERSDIGNFTCIVDNQRGAPAAQNVLLVVQTAPEIDHSPGYTRYAARLGVRAQLICRSLASPQPSFIWRRHGKDLKMQRRNKFKSVERQVDTLNYESALLIENTSADDYGQYECVVRNALGQASTTLEFSKPSRPDAPLQLRVGNVSDTGVELNWTPGFDGGMQTYFRLRLKQHGEDKYKYVDAKPGHQNISLDGLKPGATYYFSVMAANEAGGSKFMPDIKLTLSKGSQPHSAEYTEKDELPNVMIIGITSAAMVLLVLNAALVAWFVIRRQNKSQSEAEPSNDDVYSKDDSQSVYKADVQKKAAASTYLVENVDIIQSTAYPPKYQESSMCTPPYPLCNPDFTRTLPNPKRHSQRNSATGMIEGMQMRSKDDHMLISNGLYIPSPSPASSLVIKGSYISSPSPAPPADGSYFNMSDKYMSYPPVTY encoded by the exons CAGTTACCATCTCCCACGGAATGGCTGCAGTTACGGCTCCAACTCCACCTGTGCAGGTGGCGTCCCCGGTTGTGCAAAAGTTTCGCCTAACGCCCCACGATCTGCAAATTCTCGAGGGCACCGACACCCTTCTCCGCTGCGAGGTGTCCAACCGGGCCGGGAAGGTCCAGTGGACCAAGGATGGCTTTGCGTTAGGCTTCTCGGCGGTGATTCCGGGATTCCCCCGCTACTCGGTGCTGGTGGATGCCAAACAGAATGCCTATAATCTTCAGATCAAGAATGCCACCCTAGAGGACGACGCGGAATACCAGTGCCAGGTGGGTCCGGCCGCTGGGAACCCAGCCATCCGGGCAAATGCCAAGCTGAGCATAGTGGCCGCCCCCAGCAGCATCGTTATCGAGGGCTATGCCCGGAATGCCCGCGTGGAGGTGGAGGAGCGCCAGAACCTCACGCTGCACTGCCTCGCGGAAAACGCCAATCCGGCGGCGGAGATTGTCTGGTTCCAGGGCGAAGTTCCAGTTGCCACGG CTCCCATTGTCTCGGTGAATCAAACTGCCCCGAAGCGCTTCACGACCAGCTCCACGTTGCACCTGCAGCCCCGCGCCGAGGACGATTACAAGGAGTTCTCCTGCGAGGCCCGTCACAAGGCCCTGCCCCCCGATGTGCCAATGCGCGCCCAGGTGCAGCTCTCCGTGCTCT ATCCACCCGGCGCCCCGTTCTTTGAGGGCTACAGGCAGGGCGAAAGCCTGCATCGCGGCCAGGAAGTTCAAATTGCCTGCCGCAGCCGCGGTGGGAATCCCCCGGCCCAATTGACTTGGTACCGGAATGGCGTGGCCATCAGTTCGCCGCAACGCACCTCAGGCCGTCTGTCGGAGAACGTTTACAAGTTCACCGCCGCCGCCGAGGACAATGGGGCTAATTTGGTGTGCGAGGCCAAGAATCTGCTGGCGACAACTCCCCTGCGCGCCGAACTCAATCTGACTGTCCTGT ATGCCCCCAAGGACGTTTATCTAAGCGGCGCCAACCAGGCCAAGGTCGGCGATTCCGTGCAGCTGAGCTGCGTGACTGCCCCCTCGAATCCCCAGGCCCGTATAAGTTGGTCAATCAATGGACGACCCCTGGAAAACAGCACCTATAAGACCACCAGTAGCTCCGATGGTGGCTGGGTTAGCAGTTCCAACATCAGCTTGACCATCGACTCGCAGAGCAGGACCTTCATCGCCGTTTGCCACGCCCTCAACACGGAACTCACCCAGAATGTGGTGGGATCACACACCGTGAATGTCCTGT ACCCCCCTTCGCCACCCCTGCTGACAGGCTATAATGATGGTGATATTCTTATCTCTGGATCCATTTTAAAACTGCAATGCAGCTCCGCTGGTGGCAATCCCCCACCCACTTTGCAGTGGTACAAAAACGATAAGATTATCAATGCTCCCTCCAAGTTGGTGGATAGCAAAATAACCTCTGAGATGTCTCTGTTGGTCAACGCCTCCGACAACAATGCCATCTATAAGTGTAAGGTTCAGAATGCAGCCATTGACATACCACTTTTCGCCACCAAGACATTGGGAGTTCATT TTCCTCCAGAAACAGTCAAGATCAGTGTGGTGCCCAAGAATCTAGTGCCTGGTATTAGAGCCAAGCTGGTCTGCGACTCTAGTTCAAGTAATCCCCCGGCCAAGATCAGCTGGTGGAAGGATGGCATTCCCGTCGAGGGTCTCAACTTGGCCAATAGACCCGGTCTCTGGGGAGGTTCGGTGTCCACTCTGGAGATGTACGTGAACATAACCCAGGATCTGGATGGCATCATCTATACATGCCAGAGTCACAATGAGGTACTGCAGCGCAGTGTGCACGAAACCATCAGCTTGGATATACTTT ATCCCCCCAAGTTCGAGACCTCGCAAAGCAATACCTTCGTAGGCGTTGAGGGGGCGCCGTTCCATGTGGAGTTGATGGCCAGCGGAAACCCCATGGTAATTAGCTATACCTGGACCAAGGACGGCCTGCCCATTAGCAGCAATAGTTTGAGCGGCCAGCGTTTGATCTCCGACGGACCTCGTCTCAATATCAGTCGTCTTAGTCGCAACGATGCGGGTGTCTACATCTGCGAGGCGCTCAATAGCCAGGGCACCGCTCTGCTGGAGGTCCATGTGGCCGTGGAAT ATGCCCCCACAATCACAGCGGTGAGTGAGGGTCGCAGCTTTGTGGCCGGCGAACCGGCGGTCTTGGCCTGCCACATCCAGGCCCGTCCGCTAGAGGCCGCCCATGTGCGCTGGTCTCGCGACGGCTACGACCTCGCCTCCCGCACCATCTCCAGTTTCGAAAACGGAACCGCCCTGCTGCAGATTGCCAGCGTGGAGCGCAGCGACATTGGCAACTTTACCTGCATCGTGGACAACCAGCGAGGAGCTCCCGCAGCGCAAAATGTACTTCTGGTGGTGCAAA CTGCCCCAGAAATCGACCACTCCCCTGGTTACACACGCTATGCCGCCCGTTTGGGCGTGCGAGCCCAGCTAATTTGCCGGTCCCTGGCCTCTCCCCAACCAAGTTTCATCTGGCGTCGTCATGGCAAGGATCTCAAGATGCAGCGGCGCAACAAGTTCAAGAGTGTGGAGCGCCAGGTGGATACCCTTAACTATGAGTCAGCACTCCTGATCGAGAACACCTCGGCGGATGACTATGGGCAGTACGAGTGCGTGGTGCGGAATGCGCTGGGACAGGCCAGCACCACTTTGGAGTTCAGCAAGCCCTCGCGTCCGGATGCTCCGCTCCAGCTGAGGGTGGGAAATGTGAGTGATACGGGCGTGGAACTGAACTGGACACCCGGCTTCGATGGCGGCATGCAGACTTACTTCCGGCTGAGGCTCAAACAGCATGGCGAGGATAAGTACAAGTATGTGGACGCCAAGCCGGGACACCAGAATATATCCCTGGATGGCCTGAAGCCCGGAGCCACCTACTACTTCTCTGTGATGGCGGCCAACGAGGCGGGTGGCAGTAAGTTCATGCCGGACATCAAGTTGACCCTGAGCAAGGGCTCCCAGCCCCACTCGGCGGAGTATACCGAAAAGGACGAGCTGCCCAATGTGATGATCATAGGGATCACCTCGGCTGCCATGGTCCTGTTGGTCCTGAATGCTGCTTTGGTTGCCTGGTTCGTCATTCGTCGCCAGAACAAATCCCAGAGCGAGGCGGAGCCCAGCAACGATGATGTCTACTCCAAGGACGACAGTCAGTCTGTTTACAAG GCGGATGTGCAGAAGAAGGCTGCTGCCTCCACCTATCTCGTGGAGAACGTGGACATTATCCAGTCGACGGCGTATCCGCCGAAGTACCAGGAGAGCTCCATGTGCACCCCGCCGTACCCGCTCTGCAATCCGGACTTCACCCGGACCCTGCCCAATCCCAAACGGCACAGTCAACGGAATAGTGCCACGGGAATGATCGAGGGCATGCAGATGCGCTCCAAGGACGATCACATGCTGATCTCCAATGGACTCTACATACCTTCACCATCGCCTGCCTCCTCGCTGGTGATCAAGGGTAGCTATATATCCTCACCATCGCCCGCGCCGCCAGCAGATGGATCATACTTCAATATGAGTGACAAGTACATGTCCTATCCACCTGTG ACCTACTAA